The sequence below is a genomic window from Streptosporangium lutulentum.
GCCGGCGATCAGGTCGGCGTAGCGGGCGCCCATCTCCTCCTCCATGGCCTCGCGTAGCGCGACGGCCGCGGCGTCGTCCCAGGACACCGGCCTGACCACGGTCGCACCGGCTTCCTTCGCGGATGCGCTCATGCGTGAACTCCTCCTGTCTGCCGCCACCCTCTGTTCGCGGTCACCGGAAGATCCTGGCAGCCCCCGGGCGGACGGCCGTCTCCGCCCCCACCTTCCCGGAACGGGACCGGCCGCGCGAGCGGGCGCCGCCCGCCGGAGAACAGGGGAACCGCGACGGCGGGAACCGGGGCCGCGGCGGCGCATGAGATCTCGTCTCCCGGCCGGTCACCGCCACGGCGGCCCGAGCCCGGAGAGGCCGGGCGTCCTTCCCGCAGGGGTCGGGCCGGAGCCCCTGGGGAACGATCCGGGGGTGACTCAATCTCGTATCAGCGTCTCGGTGGACGCGCACGCCCGCCCTGAACGGGTGTTCTCCGTCCTGACCGACTGGCCCCGGCACGACGAGTGGATGGTCCTGACCCGTGCCCACGTCGCCGTCGGGGACGGCCGCAGCGCCGGAAGCCGGCTGGAGGCCTTCACCGGGGTGGGCCCGGTCGGGTTCCTCGACACCATGGAGATCACCGAGTGGGACCCGCCCAGGACCGTGAAGGTCCGGCACACGGGCCGGCTGGTGCGCGGCACCGGAACCTTCCGCGTGTCGCCGCGAGAGGGCGGCGGCAGCACGATCGTCTGGGAGGAGGAACTCGACCTGCCGTTCGGCCCGGTCGGGCGGCTCGGCCGTCCGCTGGTCGGGCCGCTGGGCGCGGCGATGTTGCGGCTCTCGCTCCGCCGCCTGGCCGAGCTCAGCGATCGGTGAGATCCCTGCCGGAGCCGCCGGGCTCCCTCGGCCCCCCGGGCCCGCCCGCGCCGCTCGGCTCGTCCCGCAGGACCTCGCCGTGGATGACCGTGCCGCCCTGACCGCCCTGACCCCTGGGGCTGCCCTGGCCCCTCGGGCCGCTTTGGCCGTTCATGACGTCGAAGGGCGAGCCCAGGCCGCCGAACGGCGAGCCAAGGCCGGGGCCCGCCGCGTTCTGGGCGAGAGTGCGGACACGGCGGGCGAAGAACCAGGCGCCGAGCCTGCGGAGCAGCGGCCGGGTGAACGGCAGGATGAACAGGAAACCGAGGACGTCGGTGAGGAAGCCCGGGGTGAGCAGCAGCGTGCCGCCCGCGACGATCAGGGCGCCGTCGGCGAGTTCCCGATCGGGCATCCGGCCGCTCTGCAGCGCGGCCTGCAGGTTACGCCAGGCCCTTCGGCCCTCGCGGCGGACGATCCAGGCGCCGAGCAGGCTGTCGGCGAGCAGGATGGCCACCGTGGGCCAGCCGCCGATGACCTCACCGACCTGGATGAGCACCCAGATCTCCAGGACCGGGACCACAAGGAAGACCAGGAACAGCAGAAGGCGCATCTTTTCCTCAACTCACGCGGCAGCCGTACGACATGGACAACGTCGCGGGGGCGCTTCGCGTTCCACAACTCCGTGCGAGCGCCTGTGGCGCTCGCACGGAGTTCCTTTACCCCTTGGTCTGGAGGCTGGAGCACTGGCTCGCATCCAGATAGCGACCGGCGTCGGCGTCAGTCCCAGGCGTCATCCGGGATCCGGTAGAGGACCCGGGTGGCCTCGAGCCATCTCCGATCGATGAAACGGCCGCTGACCCGCCCCACCAGGGTAAGGAAAGTGCTCATCATCCGCTCGTCACCGGGGTGGCTGAAATCAAGCCCCATCGAGTAGAGGTCGAAGATCGACCCAGTCTCCATTTCGCCCTCGCAGAAGCCCGATAACTCCTCGACGAACCTCCCGTTGTGGAAATAGTCCAGATCGTGGACGCCGTCGACAAGCCGATCGTATTCCACGCGAAAGAGCCGTCGCCCGCCCACGGTGAGCACATACTCCTCCAGGTATGAGCCGCTGATGCTGAGGACGTGCATCCAGCCGGGGGCGTGCGCGCCAATCCAGACGATCTCGGTCGAGGAATATGGCTGGTACCAGCGCATCGCCGTGGGGAGATCGCACTCCAGCCGGGACTCCGGGTCCGCCCGCAACCGACGAGCGATCTCGTCTGGGTCGTCGCCCTCGACCCACAGTCCGGAGAACCTTGTCCCGAATCCGTGGGAGACCAGCAGGTCCCACTGGTCCTCCGCCGGGGAACCGTGCCCCATGCCGTTCATATCATCACCTTATGGTCATCGT
It includes:
- a CDS encoding FxsA family protein; translated protein: MRLLLFLVFLVVPVLEIWVLIQVGEVIGGWPTVAILLADSLLGAWIVRREGRRAWRNLQAALQSGRMPDRELADGALIVAGGTLLLTPGFLTDVLGFLFILPFTRPLLRRLGAWFFARRVRTLAQNAAGPGLGSPFGGLGSPFDVMNGQSGPRGQGSPRGQGGQGGTVIHGEVLRDEPSGAGGPGGPREPGGSGRDLTDR
- a CDS encoding SRPBCC family protein, with translation MTQSRISVSVDAHARPERVFSVLTDWPRHDEWMVLTRAHVAVGDGRSAGSRLEAFTGVGPVGFLDTMEITEWDPPRTVKVRHTGRLVRGTGTFRVSPREGGGSTIVWEEELDLPFGPVGRLGRPLVGPLGAAMLRLSLRRLAELSDR